From a region of the Argiope bruennichi chromosome 8, qqArgBrue1.1, whole genome shotgun sequence genome:
- the LOC129981346 gene encoding uncharacterized protein LOC129981346, with product MNYQLSVEEKKNRSSFWGKLFGTSKKSNNKEKKDGDSFQRQSPLYHSFHFTSSAQESSDSQEEAGNFTTLENSALMEMHRDSGIIFLNKNSIANCMLPKEEDRRVQFAPTPMNKYYNVDVKAAPARWTNTDENKENVKFEKTPKPAKPILRRSKENLTHKESLSDLNKEASKIKVNVTYIDGPEVKKTPNIPRTSTKIALFDRKNGSLPHLNVSSITKYGSLPRTAKKRFLSENAGNASSHSGNPFHNLFFPQNENNQGRPTYHNVPQEEMQTVLPQSREQPYYFNNSELLQYKNQRQFLQQTRPGSNPSRLSLGEPLRCSTSINPEIESRNLIVCYDPNCEVLKNQLRMKRPVSNVPITGKHNDFHMPRQKNRQANTVQQEDRGITYRLPNKALNEIGLPITTHESCKSTKHRSRSESPHYIPLSETYSLDKAARLKNDMNKNTQKHCSTENRNFLKPNVPFQTQDSQNSLKGKLNGHPNCFRDIPVLRAIENRDKSIENDSQFLNQARRQAIRSSMYVQKRRFVNKICKYKSKECEDGFSSMADDECSFNCSCSSCVAKFSRQYKRNMNKNTLGLTGDDKYFFIHTGDEQDMGGLPSVPEVSAEDDAQTKTAEIQNALEQGPNTTWYECNDSLCKTPGKENADSKENSTPKKSQDAKNMGKGIYENITQIINSATKQNFKPQDVERMFSTPISTTKLKRELEKSESGKKISRALFSPTDKPSTSDKGQRHSLSPAKSPIVFSDSVILLQEIFQKLSQECKELLQPGVSSSVSQQGASGLSSKESSSKYINSLVKNLSSKEISEGDFANIIGGIAQNIFLEAKLKSKTSFLTQSASLPDLTKNATPTKLKSVTSVADMTSFSSLYKDEDVLNTASDSGFKTDIEPAKEGSSVASSTLGDRILPDGWSKTPITLSNTSDSTTEKSTSEKETSRSSESELQLLEDVIRLGMGLSPIRTAEKSTFYAASPAKASKFKSKDVLSCKGKLKLKIYHNSGLVTVHVARAAKLNRPNSRELNPYIKISMVPDSSKRVHWRTTVQKGQKNPVINQKFSFELLAEDSTKRLVFSVWHRDLVKERSELVGCMSFSIRRVLDETHKIDGWYRLLREGFGTQKHFAAHRKNSCSTTAI from the exons ATGAATTACCAGTTGTCAGTGGAAGAGAAAAAGAATCGGTCTTCCTTCTGGGGAAAATTATTTGGAACATCTAAAAAATCGAATAACAAGGAGAAAAAAGATGGCGATTCCTTCCAGAGGCAGAGTCCACTTTACCACAGCTTCCATTTCACGAGCTCTGCCCAAGAAAGTAGCGACTCTCAGGAAGAAGCGGGAAACTTCACAACTCTCGAGAACAGTGCTCTCATGGAGATGCACAGAGACTCGGGCATCATATTCTTGAACAAAAATTCCATCGCCAACTGCATGCTGCCCAAAGAGGAAGACAGACGTGTCCAGTTCGCTCCGACTCCCATGAATAAGTACTACAATGTCGATGTGAAAGCTGCCCCTGCGAGATGGACAAACACTGATGAGAACAAGGAAAATGTTAAGTTCGAGAAAACACCCAAGCCAGCGAAACCCATTCTCAGAAGAAGCAAAGAGAATTTAACCCATAAAGAATCTTTGTCCGACCTCAACAAAGAAGCaagtaaaattaaagtaaatgttaCTTATATTGATGGACCTGAAGTTAAAAAGACTCCGAACATTCCAAGAACCTCCACAAAAATAGCTTTGTTTGACCGAAAAAATGGCTCTTTGCCTCACCTAAATGTTTCGAGCATTACAAAATACGGTTCTCTTCCTAGGACTGCCAAAAAAAGATTTCTCTCTGAAAATGCTGGCAATGCTTCTTCCCATTCTGGTAATccctttcataatttatttttccctcaaaatgaaaataatcaaggTAGACCAACTTATCACAATGTGCCTCAAGAAGAAATGCAGACTGTGTTACCTCAAAGTCGAGAACAGCCTTACTACTTTAACAATTCAGAATTACTGCAGTATAAGAATCAAAGACAGTTTCTTCAGCAAACACGCCCTGGCTCTAATCCTAGTAGATTGAGCCTGGGGGAACCTCTCAGATGTAGCACTTCGATTAACCCTGAAATagaatcaagaaatttaattgtaTGTTACGATCCTAACTGTGAAGTTCTAAAAAATCAGCTTCGAATGAAACGCCCTGTAAGCAACGTTCCAATAACAGGTAAACACAATGATTTTCACATGCCCCGTCAAAAGAATCGACAAGCAAATACAGTTCAGCAAGAAGACAGAGGGATTACCTATCGGTTACCAAATAAGGCACTCAATGAAATAGGGTTACCAATTACGACGCATGAAAGCTGCAAGTCAACGAAACACAGATCTCGATCCGAAAGTCCCCATTACATTCCTCTTTCAGAAACTTATTCTTTGGACAAGGCTGCGAGGctaaaaaatgatatgaataagAATACTCAAAAACATTGTTCCACTGAAAACCGCAATTTTCTTAAACCTAATGTACCATTTCAAACTCAAGATTCACAGAATTCGCTAAAGGGCAAGCTGAACGGACATCCGAATTGTTTTCGAGATATTCCAGTTCTAAGGGCTATTGAAAATAGAGACAAAAGTATTGAAAATGACTCTCAGTTTTTAAACCAGGCTAGAAGGCAAGCCATTCGATCGAGCATGTACGTTCAGAAGCGGagatttgtgaataaaatttgcaaatacaaGAGCAAAGAATGCGAGGATGGTTTTTCATCCATGGCTGACGATGAATGCAGTTTTAATTGCAGTTGTTCCAGTTGTGTGGCGAAATTTTCTAgacaatacaaaagaaatatgaataaaaacacCTTGGGGCTTACTGgcgatgataaatattttttcattcacacAGGGGATGAACAGGATATGGGAGGCTTGCCTTCAGTGCCAGAAGTTTCAGCTGAAGACGACGCGCAGACTAAAACTGCTGAGATACAAAATGCTCTAGAACAAGGTCCGAACACTACTTGGTATGAATGCAATGATTCTCTTTGCAAAACTCCAGGGAAAGAGAACGCAGattctaaagaaaattctacCCCCAAAAAGTCCCAAGATGCCAAAAATATGGGAAAGGGCATTTATGAAAACATAACCCAAATAATAAATAGCGCTACAAAACAAAACTTCAAACCTCAAGATGTAGAAAGGATGTTTTCCACTCCAATTTCAACAACAAAACTGAAAAGGGAATTAGAAAAATCGGAGTCTGGTAAAAAAATCTCCAGGGCATTATTTTCACCAACTGATAAACCATCTACTTCAGACAAAGGGCAAAGGCATTCACTTTCCCCAGCCAAATCGCCAATCGTCTTCAGTGATTCTGTTATACTCCTGCAAGAAATTTTCCAGAAGTTATCCCAGGAATGTAAAGAACTTTTACAGCCAGGAGTATCATCTTCAGTTTCACAGCAAGGTGCTAGTGGATTATCTTCAAAAGAATCGAGTAGCAAGTACATCAATAGCTTAGTTAAGAATCTAAGCTCTAAAGAAATAAGTGAAGGCGATTTTGCTAATATTATTGGTGGGATCGCGCAGAATATCTTTCTTGAAGCTAAATTGAAAAGCAAAACCAGTTTCCTAACTCAATCGGCATCGCTTCCAGACTTGACGAAGAACGCTACACCAACGAAACTCAAAAGTGTGACATCCGTTGCAGATATGACTAGCTTTTCAAGTCTCTACAAGGATGAGGATGTCTTGAACACTGCCAGCGATTCTGGTTTCAAAACCGATATCGAACCGGCAAAAGAAGGATCTTCGGTGGCTAGTTCTACACTTGGGGACAGAATTTTACCAGACGGTTGGAGTAAAACCCCTATAACACTGTCTAACACCAGTGATTCCACGACAGAAAAATCAACCAGCGAGAAAGAAACTTCTAGAAGTTCTGAATCTGAGCTGCAGCTGTTGGAAGATGTGATCCGGCTTGGAATGGGGCTCTCACCAATCCGGACAGCCGAGAAATCCACATTTTATGCGGCTTCACCAGCGAAGGCCAGTAAATTCAAGTCCAAAGATGTCCTCAGCTGTAAAG gAAAGTTGAAACTGAAGATTTATCATAACAGTGGCTTGGTAACAGTGCACG TGGCAAGAGCGGCTAAACTGAACAGACCCAATTCCCGAGAACTGAATCCTTACATAAAG